One window of Medicago truncatula cultivar Jemalong A17 chromosome 2, MtrunA17r5.0-ANR, whole genome shotgun sequence genomic DNA carries:
- the LOC11409250 gene encoding 1-aminocyclopropane-1-carboxylate oxidase homolog 1: MATITSHAPIYDKKSELKEFDESKVGVQGLVENGVTKVPRMFYCEQSDINNGAASELNPKLSIPTIDLKGIHDDPALRDEVVRQLENACEKWGFFQVINHGIPVHVLHEMIKGTCRFHQQDPKVRKEYYTRDLTKKVVYLSNFTLSEDQSAEWRDTLAFFWAPHPPNVDELPPVCSDIVNEYTKEVTALGSSLYELLSESLGLNRFHLKEMGAAESFFHLCHYCPPCPEPELTIGTVKHSDGSFITILLQDHIGGLEVLHNNQWIDVAPIHGALVVNVGDLLQLVSNDKYRSVQHRVLANHAGPRISVATFFRTQHDHSPEGIPKVIGPIKELLSKENPPIYKDTSLKEYLKYRLASGFGASALSPFKLL; this comes from the exons ATGGCCACAATCACAAGTCATGCTCCAATTTATGACAAAAAAAGTGAACTAaaggagtttgatgagtcaaagGTTGGTGTCCAAGGACTTGTAGAAAATGGAGTAACAAAAGTTCCACGCATGTTCTATTGTGAACAATCTGATATCAACAATGGTGCAGCCAGTGAATTAAATCCAAAGCTTAGTATCCCTACAATTGACTTAAAAGGAATCCATGATGATCCTGCTTTGAGAGATGAAGTTGTGAGACAACTTGAAAATGCATGTGAGAAATGGGGATTCTTTCAAGTAATAAATCATGGAATTCCAGTTCATGTTTTGCATgagatgatcaaaggaacttgTAGATTTCATCAACAGGATCCTAAGGTGAGGAAAGAGTATTACACCCGTGATCTCactaaaaaagttgtttatcttTCCAATTTTACTCTTTCCGAAGATCAATCTGCTGAGTGGAGGGACACACTTGCATTTTTCTGGGCACCTCATCCTCCCAATGTTGATGAACTACCACCAGTTTGCAG TGATATTGTGAATGAATACACAAAAGAAGTAACGGCACTTGGATCTTCTTTGTATGAGTTATTGTCAGAGTCTCTTGGCCTTAATCGCTTTCACCTTAAAGAAATGGGTGCTGCTGAAAGTTTTTTCCATCTATGTCATTATTGTCCACCATGCCCTGAGCCAGAGTTAACCATTGGCACTGTCAAGCACTCAGATGGTAGCTTTATTACAATACTTTTGCAAGATCATATTGGTGGCTTAGAAGTTCTTCATAACAATCAATGGATTGATGTAGCTCCCATTCATGGAGCTCTTGTAGTGAACGTTGGGGATCTTCTTCAA cTTGTGAGTAATGACAAGTACAGAAGTGTTCAACACAGAGTTTTAGCAAACCATGCAGGCCCAAGAATTTCAGTTGCAACCTTTTTTAGAACACAACATGATCATTCTCCTGAGGGCATACCAAAAGTGATTGGACCAATCAAGGAACTTTTATCTAAAGAAAACCCTCCAATATACAAAGATACATCTTTGAAAGAGTACTTGAAATATCGTTTGGCAAGCGGGTTTGGAGCTTCTGCACTATCACCTTTCAAGTTGTTATGA
- the LOC25487008 gene encoding uncharacterized protein has translation MFLAWFEANRQYVGGRNLTYAEFPTRFTFEKKDKQWQPRKLGYQIGRLHYTPPDIWELYYMRILLTVELYYMRILLTVKKGCMRYRCIKTINGHTYDTFQEARSALGLLDDDREFIDDITENGELGSGHQLCWLFVHLLTTRTMTSPDIVWDAAWQLLSDDILFERRKRLNILGKRTSLTDFKSMPRPNAADMPTFTNKLIIDELNYNKVELEKTHVDMLLMLTDEQRCVHDKIMESVGSDDNGFFFLYGYGGTGKTFIWKKLSAAVRSKGLIVLNAASNGIAALLLSGGRTAHSTLTVPIEINEASSLTMEKDSPWADLVCAAKLIIWDEAPMMHRWCFEAVDRSLLDIMSKNDPLNALKLFGGMAVVLGRYCMLSEEERCQILLMPRSIRQRYGLIEEIANFCKWILSIGDGNDASGDNGEMKVEIPEDLLISNTTNPLMSLIDSVYPDLNDNLGDQLFFQERGILAPTLDSIEHVNEFMMSLILGEEKEYLTSDSIFRSGENSDVQSEWFTPEFLNGIKSSGIPNHRLKLKGGMSSYAVEKHRSGQWTV, from the exons ATGTTTCTCGCGTGGTTTGAAGCAAATCGTCAGTATGTAGGCGGTCGCAATCTAACATATGCTGAATTTCCAACAAGATTTACTTTTGAGAAGAAGGACAAACAGTGGCAGCCACGTAAACTAGGATATCAAATTGGAAGGCTTCATTACACGCCGCCTGATATATGGGAGTTGTACTACATGAGGATACTATTGACCGTTGAGTTGTACTACATGAGGATACTATTGACCGTTAAGAAGGGCTGCATGAGATATAGATGCATAAAAACGATTAATGGACATACCTATGACACGTTCCAGGAAGCACGCTCTGCTTTAGGATTACTTGATGACGACAGAGAGTTTATAGATGATATCACGGAAAATGGTGAGTTAGGTTCGGGCCATCAATTGTGTTGGTTGTTTGTGCATCTCTTAACCACTAGGACAATGACGAGCCCTGATATAGTATGGGATGCGGCATGGCAGCTACTGTCCGATGATATCTTATTTGAACGTAGGAAGCGTCTGAATATTCTGG GAAAACGGACGTCGCTTACTGACTTCAAATCTATGCCTAGGCCAAACGCGGCAGACATGCCAACtttcacaaacaagcttatcATTGATGAGCTAAATTACAACAAAGTTGAACTGGAAAAGACACACGTTGATATGTTACTGATGCTGACTGATGAACAAAGATGTGTGCATGACAAGATCATGGAGTCTGTTGGTTCTGACGACaatggtttctttttcttatatggttACGGTGGTACGGGAAAAACCTTTATATGGAAAAAATTGTCGGCTGCTGTTAGATCGAAGGggttaattgtattgaatgCTGCATCCAACGGTATAGCGGCTCTTCTATTATCAGGTGGAAGAACCGCGCACTCCACGCTGACAGTCCCTATTGAGATTAATGAGGCGTCATCGCTTACGATGGAAAAGGATAGTCCTTGGGCAGACCTGGTGTGTGCtgcaaagttgataatttgggATGAGGCTCCAATGATGCACCGATGGTGTTTTGAGGCAGTTGACCGATCATTGCTTGATATCATGTCCAAGAATGATCCCCTAAACGCACTTAAACTTTTTGGTGGAATGGCAGTAGTTTTAGGCAGATATTGCATGTTGTCTGAGGAGGAACGATGCCAGATATTGTTGATGCCTCGGTCAATTCGTCAAAGATATGGACTtatt GAAGAAATTGCTAATTTTTGCAAGTGGATACTCTCAATTGGAGACGGCAACGATGCTTCGGGTGACAATGGtgaaatgaaggtagaaattccTGAAGATTTGCTGATATCAAACACAACAAATCCGTTGATGTCACTTATAGACTCTGTGTATCCCGATCTGAATGATAACCTTGGTGACCAACtatttttccaagaaagggGAATACTCGCACCCACGCTTGATTCAATTGAGCATGTTAACGAATTTATGATGTCGCTGATTCTaggtgaagagaaagagtatttaacctcTGATTCTATTTTTAGATCAGGTGAAAATTCTGATGTCCAAAGCGAGTGGTTCACACCAGaatttcttaatggtattaagagctctGGAATTCCAAATCACAGGTTGAAACTAAAAGGTGGGATGTCCAGTTATGCTGTTGAGAAACATCGATCAGGCCAATGGACTGTGTAA
- the LOC11410782 gene encoding 1-aminocyclopropane-1-carboxylate oxidase homolog 1 produces the protein MATITSHAPIYDKKSELKEFDESKVGVQGLVENGVTKVPHMFYCEQSSINDVSVNESNSKLSIPTIDLKGIHDDPALRDEVVRQLENACEKWGFFQVINHGIPVHVLDEMIKGTCRFHQQDPKVRKEYYTRDLTKKVVYLSNFTLSEDQSAEWRDTLAFFWAPHPPNVDELPPVCSDIVNEYTKEVTALGSSLYELLSESLGLNRFHLKEMGAAESFFHLCHYYPPCPEPELTIGTVKHSDASFITIVLQDHIGGLEVLHDNQWIDVSPIHGALVVNVGDLLQLVSNDKFKSVQHRVLAKHAGPRISVATLFRTQHDHSPEGIPKLIGPIKELLSEENPPIYKDTSLKEYLKYRLASGFGASALSPFKL, from the exons ATGGCCACAATCACAAGTCATGCTCCAATTTATGACAAAAAGAGTGAACTAaaggagtttgatgagtcaaagGTTGGTGTCCAAGGACTTGTAGAAAATGGAGTAACAAAAGTTCCACACATGTTCTATTGTGAACAATCTAGTATCAATGATGTTTCAGTGAATGAATCAAATTCAAAGCTAAGTATCCCTACAATTGACTTAAAAGGAATCCATGATGATCCTGCTTTGAGAGATGAAGTTGTGAGACAACTTGAAAATGCATGTGAGAAATGGGGATTCTTTCAAGTAATAAATCATGGAATTCCAGTTCATGTTTTGGATgagatgatcaaaggaacttgTAGATTTCATCAACAGGATCCTAAGGTGAGGAAAGAGTATTACACCCGTGATCTCactaaaaaagttgtttatcttTCCAATTTTACTCTTTCCGAAGATCAATCTGCTGAGTGGAGGGACACACTTGCATTTTTCTGGGCACCTCACCCTCCCAATGTTGATGAACTACCACCAGTTTGCAG TGATATTGTGAATGAATACACAAAAGAAGTAACGGCACTTGGATCTTCTTTGTATGAGTTATTGTCAGAGTCACTTGGCCTTAATCGCTTTCACCTTAAAGAAATGGGTGCTGCTGAAAGTTTTTTCCATCTATGTCATTATTATCCACCATGCCCTGAGCCAGAGTTAACCATTGGCACTGTCAAGCACTCAGATGCTAGCTTTATTACAATAGTTTTGCAAGATCATATTGGTGGCTTAGAAGTTCTTCATGACAATCAATGGATTGATGTTTCTCCCATTCATGGAGCTCTTGTAGTGAACGTCGGAGATCTTCTACAG CTTGTGAGTAATGACAAGTTTAAAAGTGTTCAACACAGAGTTTTAGCAAAACATGCAGGTCCAAGAATTTCAGTTGCAACCCTCTTTAGAACACAACATGATCACTCTCCTGAGGGCATACCAAAATTGATTGGACCAATCAAGGAACTTTTATCTGAAGAAAACCCACCAATATACAAAGACACTTCTTTGAAAGAGTACTTGAAATATCGTTTGGCAAGCGGTTTTGGAGCTTCTGCACTATCCCCTTTCAAGTTGTGA
- the LOC11410387 gene encoding transcription factor JUNGBRUNNEN 1, translated as MGMNEDFNMDNEYVVDDDDVPLPGFRFHPTDEELVTFYLRRKLDKKPIAIDLIKQIDIYKYDPWDLPKVNIPGAEKEGYFFCQRGRKYRNSVRPNRVTGSGFWKATGIDKAIYSNGAEGNDCVGLKKTLVYYRGSAGKGTKTDWMMHEFRLPSNIDAKTNISYPRNDADYAHEAEIWTLCRILKRNVSQRKQIPEMKQLANKLQSVHNTSTRMDNNMEFNINQQTYINFGASHEHHHVHEDKPVNNYTSSDQSNQFHGSNQFHEDANELLPFDNWDELGSVVRFAVDSPSL; from the exons ATGGGTATGAACGAGGATTTCAACATGGATAATGAATATGTtgtagatgatgatgatgttccactTCCTGGATTTAGATTCCATCCCACTGATGAAGAACTTGTTACTTTTTATCTTAGAAGAAAACTTGACAAGAAACCTATTGCTATTGATCTTATCAAGCAAATTGATATCTACAAATATGATCCTTGGGATCTTCCAA AAGTAAATATACCAGGAGCAGAGAAGGAAGGTTACTTTTTTTGCCAAAGAGGAAGAAAATATAGGAACAGCGTTAGACCAAATAGAGTGACTGGCTCTGGATTCTGGAAAGCAACTGGAATAGACAAAGCAATATACTCAAATGGAGCAGAAGGAAATGATTGTGTTGGACTCAAAAAAACACTTGTTTACTATCGCGGTAGTGCCGGAAAAGGCACCAAAACTGATTGGATGATGCATGAGTTTCGTCTTCCATCAAACATTGATGCCAAAACAAACATTTCCTATCCTAGGaatgatgctgattatgctcaTGAAGCT GAAATTTGGACATTGTGTAGAATTCTAAAAAGAAATGTATCACAAAGGAAACAAATACCAGAGATGAAACAATTAGCCAACAAACTTCAATCCGTTCATAACACGAGCACCAGAATGGACAACAATATGGAGTTCAACATAAATCAACAAACATATATCAATTTCGGTGCAAGCCATGAACATCATCACGTTCATGAGGACAAACCAGTCAATAACTATACAAGCAGTGACCAAAGCAATCAGTTTCATGGAAGCAATCAGTTTCATGAGGATGCTAATGAGTTGTTACCATTTGATAATTGGGATGAGCTTGGATCAGTTGTGAGGTTTGCTGTTGATTCACCTAGTTTGTAA